CCGCTGTCAAAGTCAGAATCTATCCCCACCGCCAACAGCGAACGGCGCTTGCTAAAGCCTTTGGCTGTACTCGCTGGGCCTGGAATGAGGCTTTGGCTGAGAACCAACGGAGGTACCGAGAAACCGGCAAGGGGATTCCAATCTACCAGCTAAAGAAGCGTTTGCCACAGCTCAAGCGGGAGCACCCTTGGCTTAAAGATGCGCCCAGCCAAGCATTGCAGCAAGCGATTCTCAATCTCAAAGCAGCCTTCGACAACTTCTTCCAGGGAAGAGCTAAACTTCCCCAGTTTAAGTCCAAACGGGGACGACAGTCCATCCAGTTCCCGCAAGGCGTCAAGCTAGGGGAACGATGCATTTATCTGCCCAAGGTGGGCTGGGTCAAGGCTCGGTTCCACCGTCCGCTTGTAGGGCGGCTCAAGACGGTCACGGTGTTCCAGACGCCCCGAGAGCACTACCATGCCGCTCTGCTGTTGGAGGACGGGACTCCCCAACCAGAACCAAGCGCCGACGGCAAGGCAGTGGGCATCGACCTGGGACTGACGGAGTTTGCCGCTACCTCGGATGGTGTCAAATTGGCCAATCCGAGGCACTTGGCACGGCATGAAGCCAACCTCAAACGCAAGCAGCGGAAGTTGGCTCGCAAGACCAAGGGATCGAATGGGTGGCGCAAGCTCAAGCAGCAAGTTGCTGCCATCAATGAGCGTATCGCCAATGCACGGCGAGACTGGCTCCATAAGTGCTCTCGGCGACTGGTGGACGAGAACCAAGCCATCTTTGCCGAGCATTTGAACGTCAAAGGCATGATGGCCAACCACAAGCTAGCCAAGTCAATCGGCGATGCCGGTTGGTCGTTATTTCGCCCAATGCTGGCCTACAAGGCTAAGCGGGAAGGGAAAATCTACCGTGAGATAGACCGTTTCTTCCCGTCCTCTAAGACCTGTAGCACTTGCG
The DNA window shown above is from Cyanobacteria bacterium QS_8_64_29 and carries:
- a CDS encoding transposase, which gives rise to MLAAVKVRIYPHRQQRTALAKAFGCTRWAWNEALAENQRRYRETGKGIPIYQLKKRLPQLKREHPWLKDAPSQALQQAILNLKAAFDNFFQGRAKLPQFKSKRGRQSIQFPQGVKLGERCIYLPKVGWVKARFHRPLVGRLKTVTVFQTPREHYHAALLLEDGTPQPEPSADGKAVGIDLGLTEFAATSDGVKLANPRHLARHEANLKRKQRKLARKTKGSNGWRKLKQQVAAINERIANARRDWLHKCSRRLVDENQAIFAEHLNVKGMMANHKLAKSIGDAGWSLFRPMLAYKAKREGKIYREIDRFFPSSKTCSTCARVVEHLPVNVRYWQCPDCGQNHDRDICAAINIRNEGVRQLASGTEATASGGGVSPCRTDGKAAAVEVGSRSSSAS